A region from the Tigriopus californicus strain San Diego chromosome 9, Tcal_SD_v2.1, whole genome shotgun sequence genome encodes:
- the LOC131886679 gene encoding transmembrane protein 231-like: MWNLHQEPINIRYQASPFSKAGVFYISALILTFIPPLLIAYRSQGFWQRVDTYREQPEIHFQHELVLYLETLLPDKSLGWSTFKNYNQLLQDRVRVPFIQESIPIHSMQACILHCTQKNSQTSETDWNGDGKLDGLNLTLTIPIANEEQIRGITLLLLFDVKLHRLSSARLSGLAFIHETSVFDGSGISMSADLVLHQKQPVASKGRDSRFREPIFDGSSLNPETFKFSKVLQQYAKRNLTTRLSNQYSTWTRCGSGLNQAFSVDIQIQYPEQTISYTPGIWQVLKWAWVQYLSIAIVFMAIFRQFRSHVFTSQVFPVVRRKDTF; encoded by the exons ATGTGGAATTTGCACCAAGAACCCATAAACATTCGTTATCAGGCATCACCGTTCTCAAAAGCGGGGGTCTTCTACATCTCCGCGCTGATTCTCACTTTTATTCCCCCATTGTTGATTGCATATCGAAGTCAAG GCTTTTGGCAGAGGGTGGATACCTATCGAGAGCAACCCGAAATCCATTTTCAACACGAACTCGTTCTCTATCTGGAGACGCTACTGCCGGACAAATCTTTGGGCTGGAGCACGTTCAAAAACTACAATCAACTTCTTCAAGATCGTGTGAGGGTCCCTTTCATCCAGGAAAGTATTCCTATTCATAGTATGCAAGCTTGTATCCTCCATTGTACTCAAAAAAACTCGCAA ACGTCGGAAACCGATTGGAATGGTGATGGCAAGTTGGATGGCTTAAATCTGACCCTCACTATTCCTATTGCCAATGAAGAACAAATACGTGGAATCACCCTACTCCTGCTCTTTGATGTGAAATTGCAC CGTCTGTCTTCGGCTCGTTTGAGCGGGTTAGCCTTCATTCATGAGACGTCGGTGTTTGATGGGTCCGGCATCAGCATGAGTGCAGACTTGGTTCTCCATCAGAAGCAACCCGTGGCATCCAAGGGTCGGGACTCAAGATTCCGGGAGCCCATTTTTGATGGATCCTCCTTGAACCCCGAGacattcaagttttcaaaggtGCTACAACAATACGCGAAACGAAATC TCACAACAAGGCTTTCCAATCAATATTCCACCTGGACGAGGTGCGGTTCAGGGCTTAATCAAGCATTCAGTGTTGAtattcaaatccaatatccCGAGCAAACAATATCCTATACACCGGGAATTTGGCAG GTTCTCAAATGGGCTTGGGTCCAATATTTGTCCATTGCCATCGTGTTTATGGCCATTTTTCGCCAATTCAGGTCACATGTGTTCACTTCGCAAGTGTTCCCTGTGGTGCGCCGAAAAGATACTTTCTAA